The Tolypothrix sp. PCC 7712 region GCAAATCAATGATTATTTAGCTATTAAGACTCAGCCATCGGTAATGTTGATCAACCCACCATTTTCTTCATCACCTAAAATTAGCGATCGCAATCCAGATGCCACGGCTCGTCATCTGAATTCAGCATTGCAGCGATTGTGCAATGGCGGACGGTTGGTAACAATCACTGCTAATTGGTTCTCATCTGCAAATCCCACTTGGCGAGAGACCTTTACGAGGTTGCAGGAAAAAGCAACAGTAGTGCTTTCAATCGGAGTCAACGGCAAAGTGTACTCCAAGCATGGTACACAAATCGACACTCGGCTGACGGTAATCGATAAAGTGCCTGCTGCTAATCCTACGGAGATTTCTTGTCTTCCTCAAACTGTAGAGCTTGCCGAACTGCTGAAGCTGATTGAGCAAATTCCAGCACGACCAGTATGGCAGCATCCTACTGAAACTGTTCAAATCCCTGCCAGGAAAATTATTGCACTACCGAAACAGACTGCAAGGGAGCAACCAGAAATAACCTTAGAACTAAAAGAAGTTGTAGTCCTGGATTATGATCTGGTCGAGTGGACTGCAACCGAAGGTTTAAAAGATGCACTTTATGAGAGCTATCGCCCACAAAGAGTGAGAATCGAATGGCACTAAGAAAAGCTATAAGCTATGCGTAACAAGCTCTACAGCTTTTAAAGCTATTGAACAATGGAAGGATGGCTCAGAAGATTATCGTTAATGAAGTTTCGTTTTACGCGATCGCTTTGAGGAGGCCTTATTTGTGATGATAGCTTGCGTCCTCCTGGGAGCGATCGCGTAGCCCCAGAAGGGCGATCGCGCTCGAAGAGTGGAATGGATGAAACAAGTATGTAGGGAATGTGCAAAAATTTTTGTAGGTAGAAAAAGCTTACTCGTTCATGAAATACTTTCTTTGATACAAGTAAGCCAATAGCATAACTACTACTGTGACAAATCGTGTGACAATCCTCAAGGATAAATTTAACCAAAGTCTGGGATTACCTTTTAAAGAATTGTTACCATACTCGGTAATTGAGAAAGTCCTAGGGGAGTTAAAAATTAAATATAAGAAGCGATTGTTTGACCCAATTGTAACATTATGGGCATTTTTATCTCAGGTTTTAGATACTGATAAAAGTTGCCACAATGCCGTGAGTAAAATAATTGCCTATTTAACAGGAGAAGGAGTGGAAATTCCTTCTCTTCGAGACGCTCCGCGAACAACTGATACAAGTGCTTACTGTCAAGCACGGTCAAGATTGCCGGAAAAGTTATTAGAAAAACTTTTCAATCAGGCTGGGAAAAATATAGAAGAGAAAGTGACGACAGAACATTTATGGTGTGGTCGAAATGTCTTGGTAATAGACGGTTCAACTGTCTCCATGCCTGACACTGCGGAGAACCAGAAAGCATACCCTCAACTAAAAACTCAAAAATCTGGATGTGGATTTCCAATTGCCAAAATTGGTGTGCTATTTAGTTTAGCAACAGGTGCTGCTGTTGCCTTAGTTATAGATGTTCTGAATACTCATGATATCAAACTTGCTCGTCAACTATATCAGTTTCTTAATCCCTTAGATATCCTTTTAGGAGATAGAGCTTTTTGCGCTTATGCCGATATAGTCGCTATTAAAAAACTTGATTGTGATGCAGTATTCCGTAAACATCAAAGCCGGAAAAACTCTATGAGAAAAGGTAAGATTGTTGGAGAATGTGACAAGTTAGTGACTTGGCACAAACCTAAAATCTGCCCCAAAGGATTGAGTTTAGATGAATTTGATGCTCTACCTCCAATTATAACTGTGCGAGAGATTTACTATTATATTGTTATTCCCGGTTTCCGGACTCAAAGAGTTAGTTTAATCACTACCCTCCTAGATAAAACAACTTATTCTACTTTAGAAATCGTTGGGCTTTACGGTAAACGTTGGGATGTTGAACTAGATTTAAGACATCTCAAAACTACTTTGGGCATGGATATTTTGCGATGTAAAACCCCTTCAATGGTACGCAAAGAAATTTATGCTTATTTGCTCGTTTATAATCTACTTCGTAGTTTGATGTGGTCGGCAGGTACTACTTACAGCACTCCTCCGTTACGCTTGTCTTTGCAAGGCACGCGCCATCATTTAAACAACTTTATTCACCAATTGTTAGCCGCTTCTTCTAAAAAATGTCTCCGAATTTATCGGACTTTACTTAAAGTTATTGTTCATAAAGCAGTTCCCTATCGCCCAGGTCGAAGCGAAGCAAGAGTGCGTAAACGCCGCCCGAAAGCTTACCCCTTAATGACGAAACCCCGGCACGAATTACGCAAGCAATTGCAAACTGCTTAAACCGCAAGTGTTTCAGCTTTTCTTAGTGCCATTCGTATCAGTTTCTTCCTAGATGAGGAGATTGAGAGCAGAGAATAAATGTCAAATCTTGGAGATGGACTTGTCCCTTTTTTCTCTCCATCCACACGAAATAAACAGTATCGGTATTCAGCTTTGTTCTCAATTGTTAACTTTTTTCCTCTGACGCATTGTCATACATTTGACAATTAATATCAACTAATTCTAAAGTAAGTTCTGGGTTAAAAGAGAAACTTTAGCGATAAATATGCTTGCCACTTTTCTAATCATGTTTCGGGAAGGGGTGGAAGCGGCTTTGATTGTTGGTATTATTGCCAGTTACCTCAAGCAAACTGGACGCACCTATCTGATGAAAGCCGTGTGGATGGGAATTATCCTGGCTACTTTACTATGTTTGGCATTGGCAATAATTTTGCAAGCAACAAGCGGTGATTTTCCTCAACAAGAACAGGAATTATTTGCAGGTGCAATCTCAGTAGTTGCTGTTGGGGTGCTAACCTGGATGGTTTTTTGGATGCGCCGCGCAGCGCGTTCGATTAAAGGTGAGTTGCACAGCCAAATTGAAACCGCAATTTCCCAAGGTGATAGATGGGGTTTGGCGTTGGTAGGGATGTCATTTTTCGCTGTGCTGCGTGAAGGGTTGGAAACAGTAGTGTTTCTGCTGGCTAGTTTTCAGCAAAACTTGGGATTTGGCGTACCATTAGGTGCAGTCTTGGGATACCTAGCCGCGATCGCCGTTGGAGTCGGAATTTATCAAGGTGGTATTCGGATTAACCTGAGAAAATTTTTCAAGTGGACAGGAGTTTTTATTATTGTCGTGGCTGCGGGACTGCTTGCAGGTGCGGTACGTGCTTTTCATGAAGCGGGAATTTGGAATTCACTACAAAATATCGTATTTGATGCTAGTCAAACTCTTCCTACACATGGAGTTATTGGTTCAGTTTTAGCAGGTATTTTTAGCTACAACGATGCTCCTACCCTTGGGGAAGCGATCGCCTATTTTGGCTATTTGATTCCTACATTGGTGCTGTTCTTTTCTGGAAGTCAGACAACACAAAAGACTGCTGTCAATCGTTCCCAGTAAGTCAAGATGTGTTCGGAAGTTATTGGAAGTAGCAATCATCTTATGTAATATTACATAGAAAATAAGTATGAAAATTCAAATTTGTCAGTGGATGTATATACCTGCGATCGCTTGTTTGATAGGTTTAACAACAACAGCCTGTGACTCTAACAAAACCAGCCAAAACAGCAATAATTCATCCAATGTCCAAACTGTTAGCAACATAGATAGCAAAACCATTCCCGAAACTGCAATTACAGTCACAGATAAAGGTTGCGAACCCAATCAACTAACAGTTACAGCAGGTAAAAATACCTTTGTGATTACCAATAAAAGTAGTCAATCTTTAGAGTGGGAAATTTTATCTGGTGTGAAGGTGGTTGCTGAGAGGGAAAATATTGCACCTGGGTTTGTACAAAAGCTCAAAGAACAGTTGGAAGCAGGGGAATATGACATGGCTTGCGGTTTACGCAGCAACGCCAAAGGTAAACTCATAGTCAAGGCTGGAGATAACGCCATCCAAGCAAGTACTACTGTTGACCAGAATAAACTCATTGGTGCGATCGCCGAATACAAAGTTTACGTCACCAAAGAAACTGACAAATTGGTAGATCAAACGAAAACCTTTACCGATGCAGTCATCGCAGGCGACCTGAAAACAGCGAAGCAATTATATGCACCTACCCGCGTTCATTGGGAACGCATAGAACCAATTGCCGAACTCTTTTCTGACCTTGATGGTAGTATGGATGCTCGCGCCGATGACTTCCAAAATAAAGAAGCAGACCCCAAATTTACAGGCTTTCACCGCATAGAAAAAGCACTTTTTCAAGACAACACTACCAAAGGTATGAAACCCATTGCCGAAAAGTTGAACAAAGATGTTCTAGAGTTGCAAAAGCGGATAGCCACACTGACTATTGAGCCAAAAAATATGGTTGGTGGTGCTGCGGCTTTAATTGAAGAAGTTGCTAAAACCAAGATTTCTGGAGAAGAAGACCGCTATAGTCGGACTGATTTGTGGGATTTTAATTCTAACGTTGAAGGTTCTCAAAAGATAGTTGAATTGTTGCGATCGCAAATTCAAAAAAACAATCCACAACTACTGAAGCGAGTAGATGATAATTTTGCCAAGGTAAATCAGGGATTGACAAAATACAAAGCTCCTGAAGGTGGCTTTGTTACTTATGAAAAGCTGACTGAAGGCGACAAAAAAGACTTAAAAGCAGCAATTACCGTCTTAGCCGAAGACCTCTCGCAACTGCGGGGAACCCTTGGTGTGGAATGAAATAAGGAATCAAGATAATGTCGTCTACTGTCAAAAAACTAGATTTACACATCACCCCTCGCATTAGCCGTCGAGACCTCTTAATTGGGATGGCCGCAGCTGGTGGAGTTGCAGCTTTAACTACACTGAGTTTTCGGAAACTTGTTGCTAATAGCGAGGACACTACCCAAGAAAGACAACCTTTTTTTGGTGTTCATCAAGCGGGTATTTTAACCCCTGCATCTGCTTCAGCATTAATTGTGAGCTTTGATGTTGTCGCCAAAACTAAAGAAGATTTAGTCAGACTATTTAAAACTCTGACCGAACGAATTGAATTTTTAATGGTTGGAGGAACTCCCAAAATTGTAGACTCGAAACTTCCACCTACCGACTCTGGTGTTTTAGGTACGAAAGTCTTTCCTGATAACCTCACAGTTACAGTTGCAGTAGGAGCATCATTATTTGATAACCGCTATGGTTTAAGCCATCTCAAACCAAAGCATTTAATCACTATGACTGACTTTCCGAATGATGCTTTGGATGCTAGTTTGTGTCATGGAGATTTGTTAATTCAATTTTGTTCAAATACAGCCGAAACTAATATTCACGCACTACGCGATATTATCAAAAACTTTCCAGATTTATTGAGTTTACGTTGGAAGATGGAAGGCTTTCTTCCACCCCATACTATCAAGAAACTGGGTAAAGATACGGTACGTAATTTATTAGGTTTTAAAGATGGTACAGCAAATCTAGATGTTAACGACAATGGCTTAATGAATCGAGTTGTGTGGGTACAACCAAACACCGATGAACCTGCTTGGACTGTTGGTGGTACATATCAAGTAGTGCGAGTGATTCGTAACTTTGTTGAACGTTGGGACAGAACACCATTACAAGAACAACAGACAATTATCGGGCGTGATAAGGATATTGGCGCACCTCTGGGAATGAAACATGAGCATGATATTCCTAACTATAAAAAAGACCCCAAAGGTAAACAAATTCCTTTAGACGCTCATATTCGCCTCGCCAATCCCCGCCAGTCAGAATCGAGTTTAATACTGCGTCGTGGCTTCAATTACTCCCGTGGATATGACAAATCTGGACAGCTAGATATGGGATTGCTGTTTGTTTGTTTCCAGTCAAATTTAGAGAAAGGTTTTATTACAGTCCAGTCACGCTTAAATGGAGAGCCTTTAGAAGAGTATATCAAACCGATTGGTGGCGGATATTTCTTTGCTTTACCAGGAGTTTTGGCAAAAGATGGTTATCTCGGTCAATCTTTATTAGAAGCAGGGAAAGCTTAAGACTTTGATGACACAAAATAGAGGTGTAGGGGGAGATTGTTCATCAGTCAACCATGTCATAACAAGAGTAAATTATTGAACTTTTTTGTGAATATTTCATATTTAACTTTTAAAAACTCTGACAGCTTGTCTTTTGACATTCCCATACTTGTCAAGTAATAATAAAAATCATATTCGCTTCAAGTATGTCCTATTGAAACATAGAGGTGCATACATACCTACCTGTTATATAATTGAGGGATACAAAATTGTTTGTATCCCTTGTTTATTTATTGAGATTTGTGATTTACTGAAGTTTATAATACAATTATTAGACATCTCCAAAATTACACTTCAAAAATCAGGTGATATGGAGATTAAAAATACTGTGATCAAGCTACATACAAACTTTTCCATTGCCATTCTCTATGTTTCATAGTGGTGATTTTTTCCATCGATTTCATTAAAATGCACTCATTTAATAAACTTGAAATAGATAACACCCAAACAAAGCTAAAGTTTATTCATCAATCGTGTAGATTAGTGTAGCTATTGCAGAACTTTGCTTTTATATAGAACAGATACACCGTTTTGCTGGACATTTTGGCTCTCAATAATTTCAAATAAGCCAGACACTTTCAAAACACCTTTTAGAGTTTTAATTCCGTACTTTTTTGGTGTACACTCAGGATATTGACTCTTAATAAATTCCCCTGCTCTTGCTAGCAAAGTCATATCACCTATTTTGTCTGTGTTTGTTTCGGCTAAACGGAGTAACTTGACAATTTGTGTATTATCCCATCCTGTATCAGATGGATTGTCAAGATTGATATATTCAACCTTAGAGGTAACTTCTGCTCTGAATTGCTTGTATAACAAATCTATTTTTGGATGAGATTCAGCATAATTTTCCCGAAGTAGGTACAGCACGCCCAATACAAACAGCTTTATGTCTTGATAAAAAGATAATGCTTCTTGGTGTTGTGATTCTAAGTCAGCAATACAGTTCAAACATCCTTCCTTAGTGGCTAATATGTTTATACCTTCCGACTCTCCAAAGTGATGAATCAGTTTGTTCCGATTAGCAACTACTTTTTTTAAGTTCTCAACAAAGTAATCAGAATCATACTCACAAGAATCAATCAAGCTATTTATTAGATTCCCTAGAGTTTGTGACTTATTTGCTTTTTTATAACTCCGAAAGCTATCTATACCCTTTTGACTACCATCTGAGTGTATATACGGAAGAAGTAATTTCAAGCCTTTTTCAATTTGCTGAAATATCAATACATTTCGTCCTATTTGTTTGAAGACTTCATTCACCAGTTCGTGATATTCTTTTTCCATGACAAAGGAAAATTTCGAGAAAACAATCAAGTCTAACCATCACATAGGTTGGGCTTTAAGTTAAAATATTAAGCCTGTAAATCTGGTATTTGCATCAGTGATGTTTCTGAAAACGCCAAAGTCACCACCTCAAAGATTGAAGTAGGTTGTAATCAATTAATGTAAGCGTTCAATCAAGC contains the following coding sequences:
- a CDS encoding SAM-dependent methyltransferase; this encodes MVSQIATQGCLFDLQTVLDYGQSVVNVAQELAKSLIDHRPLSTKIIQSQMNRYFLGTAAEGAWLWKDAYEAIEVALILYLRHTRLTQNPLEQLQLLESLCPTHTRRSQEQLKLQQFSTPLPLAYLVAKAGQINSNDLVLEPSAGTGILAQFAKLQGASLMLNELAQDRTKILRRLFPGVPLFSVNAEQINDYLAIKTQPSVMLINPPFSSSPKISDRNPDATARHLNSALQRLCNGGRLVTITANWFSSANPTWRETFTRLQEKATVVLSIGVNGKVYSKHGTQIDTRLTVIDKVPAANPTEISCLPQTVELAELLKLIEQIPARPVWQHPTETVQIPARKIIALPKQTAREQPEITLELKEVVVLDYDLVEWTATEGLKDALYESYRPQRVRIEWH
- a CDS encoding IS4 family transposase, giving the protein MTNRVTILKDKFNQSLGLPFKELLPYSVIEKVLGELKIKYKKRLFDPIVTLWAFLSQVLDTDKSCHNAVSKIIAYLTGEGVEIPSLRDAPRTTDTSAYCQARSRLPEKLLEKLFNQAGKNIEEKVTTEHLWCGRNVLVIDGSTVSMPDTAENQKAYPQLKTQKSGCGFPIAKIGVLFSLATGAAVALVIDVLNTHDIKLARQLYQFLNPLDILLGDRAFCAYADIVAIKKLDCDAVFRKHQSRKNSMRKGKIVGECDKLVTWHKPKICPKGLSLDEFDALPPIITVREIYYYIVIPGFRTQRVSLITTLLDKTTYSTLEIVGLYGKRWDVELDLRHLKTTLGMDILRCKTPSMVRKEIYAYLLVYNLLRSLMWSAGTTYSTPPLRLSLQGTRHHLNNFIHQLLAASSKKCLRIYRTLLKVIVHKAVPYRPGRSEARVRKRRPKAYPLMTKPRHELRKQLQTA
- the efeU gene encoding iron uptake transporter permease EfeU, with amino-acid sequence MLATFLIMFREGVEAALIVGIIASYLKQTGRTYLMKAVWMGIILATLLCLALAIILQATSGDFPQQEQELFAGAISVVAVGVLTWMVFWMRRAARSIKGELHSQIETAISQGDRWGLALVGMSFFAVLREGLETVVFLLASFQQNLGFGVPLGAVLGYLAAIAVGVGIYQGGIRINLRKFFKWTGVFIIVVAAGLLAGAVRAFHEAGIWNSLQNIVFDASQTLPTHGVIGSVLAGIFSYNDAPTLGEAIAYFGYLIPTLVLFFSGSQTTQKTAVNRSQ
- the efeO gene encoding iron uptake system protein EfeO, whose product is MKIQICQWMYIPAIACLIGLTTTACDSNKTSQNSNNSSNVQTVSNIDSKTIPETAITVTDKGCEPNQLTVTAGKNTFVITNKSSQSLEWEILSGVKVVAERENIAPGFVQKLKEQLEAGEYDMACGLRSNAKGKLIVKAGDNAIQASTTVDQNKLIGAIAEYKVYVTKETDKLVDQTKTFTDAVIAGDLKTAKQLYAPTRVHWERIEPIAELFSDLDGSMDARADDFQNKEADPKFTGFHRIEKALFQDNTTKGMKPIAEKLNKDVLELQKRIATLTIEPKNMVGGAAALIEEVAKTKISGEEDRYSRTDLWDFNSNVEGSQKIVELLRSQIQKNNPQLLKRVDDNFAKVNQGLTKYKAPEGGFVTYEKLTEGDKKDLKAAITVLAEDLSQLRGTLGVE
- the efeB gene encoding iron uptake transporter deferrochelatase/peroxidase subunit; translated protein: MSSTVKKLDLHITPRISRRDLLIGMAAAGGVAALTTLSFRKLVANSEDTTQERQPFFGVHQAGILTPASASALIVSFDVVAKTKEDLVRLFKTLTERIEFLMVGGTPKIVDSKLPPTDSGVLGTKVFPDNLTVTVAVGASLFDNRYGLSHLKPKHLITMTDFPNDALDASLCHGDLLIQFCSNTAETNIHALRDIIKNFPDLLSLRWKMEGFLPPHTIKKLGKDTVRNLLGFKDGTANLDVNDNGLMNRVVWVQPNTDEPAWTVGGTYQVVRVIRNFVERWDRTPLQEQQTIIGRDKDIGAPLGMKHEHDIPNYKKDPKGKQIPLDAHIRLANPRQSESSLILRRGFNYSRGYDKSGQLDMGLLFVCFQSNLEKGFITVQSRLNGEPLEEYIKPIGGGYFFALPGVLAKDGYLGQSLLEAGKA
- a CDS encoding OST-HTH/LOTUS domain-containing protein; this encodes MEKEYHELVNEVFKQIGRNVLIFQQIEKGLKLLLPYIHSDGSQKGIDSFRSYKKANKSQTLGNLINSLIDSCEYDSDYFVENLKKVVANRNKLIHHFGESEGINILATKEGCLNCIADLESQHQEALSFYQDIKLFVLGVLYLLRENYAESHPKIDLLYKQFRAEVTSKVEYINLDNPSDTGWDNTQIVKLLRLAETNTDKIGDMTLLARAGEFIKSQYPECTPKKYGIKTLKGVLKVSGLFEIIESQNVQQNGVSVLYKSKVLQ